In Bacteriovorax sp. BAL6_X, the genomic window CGATCTTTCAAGACGTTGTAGTTGCTAAGTGTGTAAACGCACTTATGAAAGACGGAAAGAAATCTGTTGCTGAAAAAATCTTTTATGGTGCACTTCAAAGAGTTGAATCAAAGACTGGTGAAGAGCCATTAAAGGTATTTAAAAAGGCCCTTTCTAACATTAAGCCAGCGGTTGAGGTTAAGTCTCGTCGTATTGGTGGTGCAACTTACCAAATTCCAGTTGAAGTTAGAAATAACAGAAGACAATCACTAGCTCTAAGATGGTTGAGAGACTATGCTAGAAATCGTGGTGGAAGAACTATGGTTGAGAAACTATCTGATGAGATCATCGATGCTTCTCAAGGTAGAGGTGGCGCTGTTAAGAAGCGTGAAGACACTTACAAAA contains:
- the rpsG gene encoding 30S ribosomal protein S7, producing MSRKHRAQTREVLPDPIFQDVVVAKCVNALMKDGKKSVAEKIFYGALQRVESKTGEEPLKVFKKALSNIKPAVEVKSRRIGGATYQIPVEVRNNRRQSLALRWLRDYARNRGGRTMVEKLSDEIIDASQGRGGAVKKREDTYKMAEANKAFAHLKW